One window of the Archangium primigenium genome contains the following:
- a CDS encoding heparin lyase I family protein, translating to MNKTSLLARFSLALALTACGGSDLSGTTDSQPTSTESEVAGLTVQNCTALTPLAVKASGDDGAGSVAANSLDDRLDTRWSALGKGAWIDYDLGTSTSLKGAAIAWHQGHLRANTFTLSTSTDGSTYTPVYSGQSTGKTVEAETYTFTARTARYLRITVQGNTLNDWASIAEARGCRGSTASTVVWRADYETGDRSQWDREQMVSSDRLQVTTSAGTLAPRQGRYALKATVRQGDNPINSSGNRNELVKMTNEPSGSEYYYRWSTMFDPTFPSVRTWQLFTQWHHSGNSGSPPVEFYVYGEEVRLNIGGDPGVIVWKTPLVRGKWHDFVFHVKWSAKASEGFVELYYNGALVLPKRYIATQFSGQVNYLKLGLYRSDTVTQTGIVYHDDWVMARTLEDVL from the coding sequence GTGAACAAAACCTCCCTGCTCGCTCGCTTCTCGCTCGCCCTCGCCCTCACCGCCTGTGGGGGTTCCGACCTCTCCGGCACGACGGACAGCCAACCCACGAGCACGGAATCGGAGGTCGCGGGACTCACGGTGCAGAACTGCACCGCGCTCACGCCCCTGGCGGTGAAGGCCTCGGGAGACGATGGCGCGGGCAGCGTGGCCGCCAACAGCCTGGATGACCGCCTGGACACCCGCTGGAGCGCGCTCGGCAAGGGGGCGTGGATCGACTACGACCTGGGCACCAGCACCTCGCTCAAGGGCGCCGCCATCGCCTGGCACCAGGGCCACCTGCGCGCCAACACCTTCACCCTGTCCACCTCCACGGATGGCAGCACGTACACCCCCGTCTATTCCGGCCAGAGCACCGGCAAGACGGTGGAGGCGGAGACATACACCTTCACGGCGCGCACGGCGCGCTACCTGCGCATCACCGTGCAAGGCAATACGCTCAACGACTGGGCGAGCATCGCCGAGGCGCGGGGCTGCCGGGGCAGCACGGCCTCCACGGTGGTGTGGCGCGCGGACTACGAGACCGGGGACCGCAGCCAGTGGGACCGCGAGCAGATGGTCAGCTCGGACCGGCTCCAGGTGACGACGAGCGCGGGCACGCTCGCCCCGCGCCAGGGCCGCTACGCCCTCAAGGCCACGGTGCGCCAGGGCGACAACCCCATCAACTCCAGCGGCAACCGCAACGAGCTGGTGAAGATGACGAACGAGCCCTCGGGCTCGGAGTACTACTACCGCTGGAGCACGATGTTCGACCCCACGTTCCCGAGCGTGCGGACGTGGCAGCTCTTCACGCAGTGGCACCACAGCGGCAACAGCGGCTCGCCGCCCGTGGAGTTCTACGTGTACGGCGAGGAGGTGCGGCTCAACATCGGGGGGGATCCGGGCGTCATCGTGTGGAAGACGCCGCTGGTGCGCGGCAAGTGGCACGACTTCGTCTTCCACGTGAAGTGGAGCGCCAAGGCGAGCGAGGGCTTCGTGGAGCTGTACTACAACGGCGCGCTCGTGCTGCCCAAGCGCTACATCGCCACCCAGTTCTCCGGCCAGGTCAACTACCTCAAGCTCGGGCTGTACCGCAGTGACACGGTGACGCAGACGGGCATCGTCTACCACGACGACTGGGTGATGGCCCGCACGCTGGAGGACGTGCTCTAG
- a CDS encoding cyclic nucleotide-binding domain-containing protein — MDASLLKKVALFEGLTHSQLHRVATIARPRGYEVGACLFREGDVGREMFIILEGKVRISQQVPGMGEEALAILEKGQYFGEMSVIEDIPRSADAFAHTSCTLWVIEREQLDQLMFTDKDLAYVLLWSFVRTLSVRLRETNEKMKTFLALSRF, encoded by the coding sequence ATGGATGCTTCACTCCTCAAGAAGGTTGCGCTCTTCGAGGGACTGACCCACAGCCAGCTCCACCGCGTGGCGACGATCGCCCGGCCCCGGGGCTATGAGGTGGGGGCGTGCCTGTTCCGCGAGGGCGACGTCGGCCGGGAGATGTTCATCATCCTGGAGGGCAAGGTCCGCATCTCCCAGCAGGTGCCCGGCATGGGCGAGGAAGCGCTCGCCATCCTCGAGAAGGGTCAGTATTTCGGGGAAATGTCGGTGATCGAGGATATCCCGCGCTCCGCCGATGCCTTCGCCCACACCTCGTGCACGCTGTGGGTCATCGAGCGCGAGCAGCTCGACCAGTTGATGTTCACCGACAAGGACCTGGCGTACGTGCTCCTGTGGAGCTTCGTGCGCACGCTGTCGGTGCGCCTGCGCGAGACGAACGAGAAGATGAAGACGTTCCTCGCGCTCTCCCGCTTCTGA
- the trxB gene encoding thioredoxin-disulfide reductase, with protein sequence MAEKINKVTIIGSGPAGYTAAIYAARANLQPVMFAGGPTLEDAQRVPGGQLMITTEVENYPGFPTGITGPELMDHFQKQAERFGTVIHMENVVKVDLSKRPFFIQGETESCYSETVIIATGASAKWLHIKGEDQYKNRGVSACATCDGAFYKNQDVLVVGGGDTAMEEATYLAKIVKSVTLIHRRDSLRASKVMQDRVFNNPKISILWDSAVEEVLGDAKGMTGAVVKNLKSGDTRQVTATGLFVAIGHTPTTGLFKGALETHETGYLKTVPGSTRTAVPGVFACGDVQDSYYRQAITAAGTGCMAAIDAERWLIEEGS encoded by the coding sequence GTGGCGGAGAAGATCAATAAGGTGACCATCATCGGCTCGGGGCCGGCGGGCTACACCGCGGCCATCTACGCCGCGCGTGCCAACCTGCAGCCGGTCATGTTCGCCGGTGGCCCCACGCTCGAGGACGCCCAGCGCGTGCCCGGCGGCCAGCTGATGATCACCACCGAGGTGGAGAACTACCCGGGCTTTCCCACCGGCATCACCGGCCCGGAGCTGATGGACCACTTCCAGAAGCAGGCCGAGCGCTTTGGCACCGTCATCCACATGGAGAACGTGGTGAAGGTGGACCTGAGCAAGCGCCCCTTCTTCATCCAGGGCGAGACGGAGAGCTGTTACTCGGAGACCGTCATCATCGCCACCGGGGCGAGCGCCAAGTGGCTGCACATCAAGGGCGAGGACCAGTACAAGAACCGCGGCGTGTCCGCGTGCGCCACCTGTGACGGCGCCTTCTACAAGAACCAGGACGTGCTCGTGGTGGGCGGCGGCGACACCGCCATGGAGGAGGCCACCTACCTGGCGAAGATCGTCAAGAGCGTGACCCTCATCCACCGCCGCGACTCCCTGCGCGCCTCCAAGGTGATGCAGGACCGGGTGTTCAACAACCCGAAGATCTCCATCCTCTGGGACAGCGCCGTGGAGGAGGTGCTCGGTGACGCCAAGGGCATGACGGGCGCGGTGGTGAAGAACCTCAAGTCGGGGGACACCCGCCAGGTGACCGCCACCGGCCTGTTCGTGGCCATCGGCCATACGCCCACCACGGGCCTGTTCAAGGGCGCCCTGGAGACGCACGAGACGGGCTACCTCAAGACGGTGCCGGGCAGCACCCGCACCGCGGTGCCGGGCGTGTTCGCCTGTGGTGACGTGCAGGACAGCTACTACCGTCAGGCCATCACCGCCGCGGGCACGGGCTGCATGGCGGCGATCGACGCCGAGCGTTGGCTCATCGAAGAGGGGTCGTGA
- a CDS encoding PLP-dependent transferase produces the protein MSTKRQTVAVHAGSRLTGSQSLPVVPPIHVSAVSYFEDSDTLDGALDGKDYVYSRISAPNAALLEEAVAALEGAEACVAYASGMAALRAVFEAQGLRAGDTVVMAADGYGVTRSLYKSLAARAGVRLEALLLTDPTTPERLRTLRPRLVLAESVTNPLLRVPDIRALSRVCQEVGAALAVDATFPSPYGQRACELGADYALQSTTKWLNGHSDALGGTVSGRREKVEPLRAARLFHGDVLGPFEAWLTLRGIRTLPVRMKAHCEHAAHVARRLSESPHVARVHYPGLATHPDHEVARELLEGGFGGMVAFDIQGAGRPECFRFLEAVKVARPGPSLGDVGTLVMHAASASARRMTPEERQAAGIGESLIRVSVGLEDPDDIADDLIAAVAEAVTR, from the coding sequence GTGAGCACCAAACGCCAGACGGTGGCGGTGCACGCGGGCTCGCGCCTCACGGGCAGCCAGTCCCTTCCCGTGGTGCCGCCCATCCACGTGTCCGCCGTCAGCTACTTCGAGGACAGCGACACGCTGGACGGGGCCCTGGACGGCAAGGACTACGTCTACTCGCGCATCTCCGCGCCCAACGCCGCCCTGCTGGAGGAGGCGGTGGCGGCGCTGGAGGGCGCGGAGGCCTGCGTCGCCTACGCCAGCGGCATGGCCGCGCTCCGGGCCGTCTTCGAGGCCCAGGGCCTGCGCGCGGGCGACACGGTGGTCATGGCCGCGGATGGCTATGGCGTCACCCGCTCGCTCTACAAGAGCCTGGCGGCGCGGGCCGGGGTGCGCCTGGAGGCGCTCCTGCTGACGGACCCCACGACGCCCGAGCGTCTGCGCACGCTCCGTCCCCGGCTGGTGCTCGCCGAGAGTGTCACCAACCCGCTCCTGCGCGTGCCGGACATCCGCGCCCTGTCGCGGGTGTGCCAGGAGGTGGGGGCGGCGCTGGCCGTGGACGCCACCTTCCCGTCGCCGTATGGGCAGCGGGCGTGCGAGCTGGGGGCGGACTACGCCCTCCAATCCACGACGAAGTGGCTCAACGGGCACAGCGATGCCCTGGGCGGCACGGTGAGCGGGCGGCGCGAGAAGGTGGAGCCGCTCCGGGCCGCGCGCCTGTTCCACGGCGACGTGCTGGGGCCTTTCGAGGCGTGGCTGACGCTGCGGGGCATCCGCACGCTGCCGGTGCGCATGAAGGCCCACTGCGAGCACGCGGCGCACGTGGCGCGCCGGCTGTCCGAGTCGCCGCACGTGGCGCGGGTGCACTACCCGGGGCTGGCGACGCATCCAGACCACGAGGTGGCGCGCGAGCTGCTGGAGGGTGGCTTCGGGGGCATGGTGGCCTTCGACATCCAGGGGGCGGGTCGGCCGGAGTGCTTCCGTTTCCTGGAGGCGGTGAAGGTGGCCCGGCCGGGACCGTCGCTCGGGGACGTGGGAACCCTGGTGATGCACGCGGCGAGCGCGAGCGCGCGGCGGATGACGCCCGAGGAGCGGCAGGCGGCGGGCATTGGCGAGAGCCTCATCCGCGTGTCGGTGGGCCTGGAAGATCCAGATGACATCGCGGACGACCTGATCGCCGCGGTGGCGGAGGCGGTGACGCGGTGA
- the moaC gene encoding cyclic pyranopterin monophosphate synthase MoaC — protein MKMVDVGGKEKTERVAVATAHLRMLPETLERILQGKVEKGDVLAAARLAGVMAAKRTPDVIPLCHPIALSGVEVIPTPGPEGLEIRVTVRTVDRTGVEMEALTAACAAALTVYDMCKSMDRGMVLERVQLDHKAGGRSGTWDRESGR, from the coding sequence GTGAAAATGGTCGATGTGGGTGGCAAGGAGAAGACGGAACGGGTGGCGGTGGCCACGGCGCACCTGCGCATGCTGCCCGAGACCCTGGAGCGCATCCTCCAGGGCAAGGTGGAGAAGGGGGATGTGCTGGCGGCGGCGCGGCTGGCGGGCGTCATGGCGGCCAAGCGCACGCCGGACGTCATCCCCCTGTGCCATCCCATCGCCCTGTCCGGCGTGGAGGTGATTCCCACGCCTGGGCCCGAGGGCCTGGAGATCCGCGTCACGGTGCGCACGGTGGACCGCACGGGCGTGGAGATGGAGGCCCTGACGGCGGCCTGCGCGGCGGCGCTCACGGTCTACGACATGTGCAAGAGCATGGACCGGGGCATGGTGCTCGAGCGCGTGCAACTGGACCACAAGGCGGGCGGCCGCTCCGGCACCTGGGACCGCGAGTCCGGCCGCTAG
- a CDS encoding NAD(P)/FAD-dependent oxidoreductase, translated as MSYDVVIVGGGPAGLSAALALGRACKRVLLCDAGPRRNAAAEHLHNFVTRDGTPPGEFRAMGREQLAAYPNVEVRDARIEAITGARGAFEVSLPTGKVQARRILLCTGMIDEVLEIEGFRELWGHAIFQCPYCHGWEVRDRRWAYLARGAQFLHFPLQLPGWAREVIVLTGGAFDVPAPLRAQFDAMGIRIETRPVTRLVPNGTRLERIEFSEGEPLVCEVLFAHPPQRHVDVVRALDVRLDENGFVRVDPMTRETSIPGIYAGGDLQTGMQGAIFAAASAVHAAAMLNHELTVERALEPVAD; from the coding sequence ATGTCTTACGACGTCGTCATCGTGGGTGGCGGCCCCGCCGGCTTGTCCGCCGCGCTTGCCCTTGGCCGTGCCTGCAAGCGTGTCTTGCTTTGCGATGCGGGGCCGCGCAGGAACGCCGCGGCCGAACACCTCCACAACTTCGTCACGCGGGACGGAACGCCTCCCGGCGAATTCCGGGCGATGGGACGCGAACAGCTCGCGGCCTATCCGAACGTCGAGGTGCGCGACGCGCGGATCGAAGCCATCACGGGCGCCCGTGGCGCGTTCGAGGTCTCGCTGCCGACAGGCAAGGTCCAGGCGAGGCGGATCCTCCTGTGCACGGGGATGATCGACGAAGTGCTTGAGATCGAGGGGTTCCGCGAGCTGTGGGGCCACGCCATCTTCCAATGCCCCTACTGTCATGGATGGGAAGTCCGAGACCGCCGGTGGGCCTACCTCGCGCGAGGGGCGCAATTCCTCCATTTCCCCTTGCAGCTTCCGGGATGGGCGCGGGAGGTGATTGTCCTGACGGGCGGCGCCTTCGATGTTCCAGCCCCCCTACGTGCCCAGTTCGATGCGATGGGCATCCGAATCGAGACGCGGCCCGTCACGCGCCTGGTCCCGAACGGGACGCGTCTGGAGCGCATCGAGTTCTCGGAGGGTGAACCCCTCGTGTGTGAGGTGTTGTTCGCGCATCCTCCGCAACGGCACGTCGACGTGGTGCGCGCCCTGGACGTGCGCCTCGACGAGAACGGTTTCGTGCGGGTCGACCCGATGACCCGTGAGACGTCCATCCCCGGCATCTACGCGGGGGGCGACCTCCAGACGGGCATGCAAGGCGCCATCTTCGCGGCGGCCTCCGCCGTGCACGCCGCCGCCATGCTCAACCACGAACTGACGGTGGAACGGGCGCTCGAACCCGTGGCGGATTAG
- a CDS encoding GlxA family transcriptional regulator produces MFFHLILEGVADSSLGVALDVVATAAHLTDSGRGPTPRGGKALLQRVVSIDGEPVRSSAGRSIAVDGAFNPRALGPGDVVLLPGFFSASARTVEKLLAREDTRRAAELLAKLASKDVLLAASCSATFVLAASGVLDGRSATTSWWLAPDFARRFPKVSLSAERMVVDEGKVITAGAALAHADLALTIVARRVGPSLPHLVARYLVLDERSSQARYMVHEHLRANDPTVLAIERFVTQNVERQVSLEELARAAHVSSRTLARRVRTSLGMTPQEFVHRLRVRRAIHLLETTHDAVDDIAARVGYADAAAFRRVFRRYTGESPRQFRDPG; encoded by the coding sequence ATGTTCTTCCACCTGATTCTCGAGGGCGTCGCGGACAGTTCGCTGGGCGTGGCGCTCGACGTCGTCGCCACCGCGGCCCATCTCACCGACTCCGGGCGCGGGCCAACACCTCGCGGTGGCAAGGCGCTGCTCCAGCGCGTGGTGTCCATCGACGGCGAGCCGGTGCGTTCGTCGGCCGGGCGGTCAATCGCCGTGGATGGCGCATTCAACCCTCGCGCTCTGGGCCCAGGCGATGTCGTCCTGTTGCCGGGCTTCTTCTCGGCGAGTGCCCGCACCGTCGAGAAGCTCCTGGCGCGGGAGGACACTCGCCGCGCGGCCGAACTGCTCGCGAAGCTCGCCTCCAAGGACGTGCTCCTCGCCGCGTCGTGCTCCGCCACGTTCGTGCTCGCCGCGTCGGGCGTGCTCGACGGGCGGTCCGCGACGACGTCGTGGTGGCTCGCGCCCGATTTCGCACGGCGGTTTCCGAAGGTCTCCCTGTCCGCCGAGCGCATGGTGGTCGACGAGGGGAAAGTCATCACGGCGGGCGCCGCGCTGGCCCACGCCGACCTCGCGCTCACGATCGTCGCGCGAAGGGTGGGTCCTTCCCTCCCCCACCTCGTGGCGCGCTACCTCGTGCTCGACGAGCGCTCGTCCCAGGCCCGCTACATGGTGCACGAGCACCTTCGAGCGAACGATCCCACGGTCCTCGCGATCGAGCGCTTCGTCACCCAGAACGTGGAGCGTCAGGTGTCGCTCGAGGAGCTCGCGCGCGCGGCGCATGTGTCGTCGCGGACGCTCGCCCGCCGCGTCCGGACGAGTCTGGGCATGACACCGCAGGAGTTCGTCCATCGCCTGCGCGTGCGCCGCGCCATCCACCTCCTCGAGACCACCCACGACGCGGTTGACGACATCGCCGCGCGGGTGGGCTACGCCGACGCGGCCGCCTTCCGGCGCGTCTTCCGCCGCTACACAGGAGAGTCGCCGCGGCAGTTCCGCGATCCGGGCTAA